From one Sphingomonas carotinifaciens genomic stretch:
- a CDS encoding strawberry notch-like NTP hydrolase domain-containing protein, whose protein sequence is MSTSAAAANLDSPELDFTEPSITAARAVAATIARNGSLQRDTLLWVMEQAYGGSSADGRWSLRNAYDMLELAEVLHLLKADLPKAPDDCLEALNELISNLPTHTVRSEEQIELQQFSTPAPIAYLAVLAARIARTDLVLEPSAGTGLLATFAFRAGARLVLNEIDPRRADLLTAAFPGVAVTRHDAELIHDLLPPAVRPTAVLINPPFSRSIGRHADPLAALRHLRSALLRMGAGGRCAAILPDRVDTSSRAWAKATEGCTLTLHLELPANAYAKHGTSQPVKLMVLEKVRGDHAELVRCASLGDALTAIVVQTQPAAAPVVPAPTLPVRAAPRNSLLGGLALKPRLSAPLSNAAASQAALDIGYTVFADPLPTGEAVGVYLPYRPSRIAIACAGAHPTALVESIAMGSITAPRPSYVPTLSQAVVETKLLSDAQLETLVYSGDAFERDLPGRFRPAEEGLSLAPDPEGRPYRTGFFLGDGTGVGKGRQIASIILDQWLRGRRKHIWISKTETLLEDARRDWTAIGGLALDIQHLNQWKLGTAIGAGEGILFLTYATLRSNRGDKGTRLQQILDWVGDDYAGMVVFDEAHEMAGVAGGEGRFGTKDGSDQGIAGVRLQNLLPRARVLYVSATGASDVNNLAYATRLGLWGPGTAFADRRTFVDSLRRGGIAAMELIARDLKMQGLYVARALSFAGVEYDVLEHSLTPDQIEVYDAYADAWAIIHANLRAALDATRVTDSFSKDTYNSGAKAAALSIFELTKQRFFCQLLLGMKLPALVPAIRADLDRGESAVIQLVSTSEAMLDRALAALTAEDRANLDIELSPREFVMSYLTAAFPVRQMKTFVDDTGKTRSEPMSDADGRPVLSQEALSMRETLIEQLCALPVVGSALDHIIGHFGTDAVAEVTGRSRRIILDAQGRQRIESRSARTNLVETDAFMRGAKKILIFSDAGGTGRSYHASLTAENKTRRNHYLLEPGWRADAAIQGLGRTHRTHQASAPLFRPVSTDCRGERRFISTIARRLDSLGALTRGQRQTGGQGLFDPRDNLESDYAKESLEQWFRLLADGKLRSVTLSEFQRLTGLELEGEGVGLKEDLPPIQRWLNRILALRIALQNAIFDEYLGLIEARVEAARAAGTLDVGVESINAERITILDRTVIRRDQTSGAETEILRLETEERYKPVALERALRMLGDDARPIVNRKSGKAAIRCNTYSLTDDDGEIVRRYELIRPTRTERMRQDLLAETMWEEASEEEWAALWKAEADDMAGKTRTSTLYLVTGLLLPVWDRLPDEHVQVWRLNTDDGQSLLGRIVPAPLVAKLADAFGCAATITVSGAETSQHVMTSGEMAAIGAYRLKRSLVAGQQRLELLDWPHTRLAELKAAGCFTEIIQHKTRMFVPVATAAAVIDRIAA, encoded by the coding sequence ATGTCTACCTCAGCCGCAGCCGCGAATCTCGACAGCCCCGAACTCGACTTTACCGAGCCCTCGATCACCGCCGCACGGGCGGTGGCCGCGACGATCGCCCGGAACGGCTCGCTTCAGCGTGATACGCTGCTGTGGGTCATGGAGCAGGCGTATGGTGGGTCGTCGGCCGATGGTCGCTGGTCGCTCCGCAATGCCTACGACATGCTCGAGCTCGCCGAGGTCCTGCACCTGCTGAAGGCCGACCTTCCCAAGGCGCCTGACGATTGCCTTGAGGCCTTGAACGAGCTGATCTCGAACCTGCCAACGCATACCGTCAGGAGCGAGGAACAGATCGAGCTCCAACAATTCTCGACCCCTGCCCCCATTGCCTATCTCGCCGTTCTTGCAGCGCGAATCGCGAGGACGGATTTGGTTCTCGAACCGTCCGCGGGCACAGGCCTTCTTGCCACCTTCGCCTTTCGCGCTGGCGCGAGGCTCGTCCTGAACGAGATCGATCCTCGACGTGCGGACCTGCTGACCGCTGCCTTCCCAGGCGTTGCCGTTACGCGGCACGATGCCGAACTGATCCACGACCTTTTGCCGCCCGCCGTTCGCCCGACGGCCGTCCTCATCAATCCGCCGTTCTCGCGCAGCATCGGCCGTCACGCCGACCCGCTTGCCGCGCTCCGCCATCTGCGCTCCGCCCTCCTGCGGATGGGCGCCGGTGGACGATGCGCCGCCATCCTGCCCGACCGGGTCGATACGTCGAGCCGCGCTTGGGCGAAAGCAACCGAGGGATGCACGCTGACCCTTCATCTCGAGCTACCGGCGAATGCCTATGCCAAGCATGGCACCAGCCAACCTGTGAAGCTCATGGTGCTGGAGAAGGTGCGTGGCGACCACGCCGAACTGGTCCGTTGCGCTTCTCTCGGCGACGCTCTCACCGCAATCGTCGTCCAAACGCAGCCGGCTGCTGCACCGGTCGTACCCGCTCCGACACTCCCGGTCCGTGCCGCCCCGCGCAACTCGCTACTTGGGGGGCTCGCCCTCAAGCCGCGCCTCAGCGCTCCTCTATCGAACGCCGCGGCATCGCAGGCAGCGCTAGACATCGGCTATACTGTCTTCGCCGATCCCTTACCGACCGGTGAAGCGGTGGGCGTTTATCTGCCTTATCGACCAAGCCGCATTGCGATTGCCTGCGCCGGTGCCCATCCGACCGCGCTCGTGGAGTCGATCGCAATGGGATCAATCACGGCGCCGCGGCCCTCCTACGTTCCCACCCTTTCGCAGGCGGTAGTCGAGACCAAGCTGCTGTCCGATGCGCAGCTCGAAACGCTCGTCTATTCCGGGGACGCCTTCGAGCGCGACCTGCCCGGTCGCTTCCGTCCCGCCGAGGAGGGCCTATCGCTCGCACCCGACCCGGAGGGTCGACCCTATCGGACCGGCTTCTTCCTGGGCGACGGGACCGGCGTCGGCAAAGGCCGCCAGATCGCCAGCATCATCCTCGATCAATGGCTGCGCGGTCGCCGCAAGCATATCTGGATTTCCAAAACGGAGACGCTTCTGGAGGATGCGCGTCGCGACTGGACCGCGATCGGCGGTCTCGCGCTCGACATCCAGCACCTCAATCAATGGAAGCTGGGCACGGCAATCGGCGCCGGTGAGGGCATTCTGTTCCTCACCTACGCGACGCTCCGCTCCAACCGCGGCGACAAAGGCACGCGGCTGCAACAGATCCTCGATTGGGTGGGTGACGACTACGCCGGCATGGTCGTATTCGACGAAGCGCACGAAATGGCCGGTGTCGCCGGCGGAGAAGGCCGCTTCGGTACGAAGGATGGATCCGATCAGGGCATCGCCGGCGTCCGTCTCCAGAACCTGCTCCCACGTGCCCGTGTTCTCTATGTCTCGGCGACCGGCGCGTCGGACGTCAACAACCTGGCTTATGCCACCCGCCTCGGCCTTTGGGGTCCGGGAACCGCCTTCGCCGATCGCCGCACGTTCGTGGACTCGCTACGCCGTGGCGGGATCGCGGCGATGGAACTTATCGCCCGTGATCTCAAGATGCAGGGCCTTTATGTTGCCCGCGCGCTGAGCTTTGCCGGTGTCGAGTACGATGTACTCGAACATTCGCTGACGCCCGACCAGATCGAGGTGTACGACGCCTATGCCGACGCCTGGGCGATCATCCACGCCAACCTGCGGGCGGCGCTCGACGCGACCCGTGTCACCGACAGCTTCTCGAAGGACACCTACAATAGTGGTGCCAAGGCGGCCGCGCTGTCGATCTTCGAATTGACCAAGCAACGGTTCTTCTGCCAGCTTCTGCTCGGCATGAAGCTTCCGGCACTGGTGCCGGCAATACGCGCCGACCTGGACCGCGGCGAGAGCGCCGTGATCCAGCTCGTTTCGACCTCCGAGGCGATGCTCGATCGAGCGCTCGCGGCATTAACGGCGGAGGACCGCGCAAACCTCGACATCGAATTGTCCCCGCGCGAATTCGTCATGTCCTATCTGACCGCTGCATTCCCGGTCCGGCAGATGAAAACCTTCGTCGACGACACGGGCAAGACCCGCTCGGAACCCATGTCCGACGCCGACGGTCGCCCTGTGCTGAGCCAAGAAGCACTCTCGATGCGCGAAACCCTGATCGAGCAGCTGTGTGCCCTGCCGGTCGTCGGCTCTGCCCTGGACCATATCATCGGCCATTTCGGCACCGATGCCGTCGCCGAAGTGACGGGGCGGAGCCGACGGATCATCCTCGACGCGCAAGGGCGCCAGCGGATCGAAAGCCGCTCTGCCCGAACCAATTTGGTCGAAACCGACGCATTCATGCGCGGCGCGAAGAAGATCCTGATCTTCTCGGACGCCGGAGGCACCGGTCGCAGCTATCACGCCAGTCTGACCGCCGAGAACAAGACCCGACGCAACCACTATCTCCTCGAGCCGGGCTGGCGTGCAGATGCCGCCATCCAGGGGCTGGGTCGTACGCACCGCACGCATCAGGCGAGCGCCCCGCTCTTCCGACCCGTCTCGACCGATTGCCGCGGCGAACGTCGCTTCATCTCGACCATCGCCCGCCGTCTCGACAGTCTGGGTGCGCTCACCCGCGGCCAGCGGCAGACGGGCGGACAGGGGCTGTTCGATCCGCGCGACAATCTGGAAAGCGACTATGCCAAGGAGTCGCTCGAGCAATGGTTTCGCCTGCTCGCCGACGGCAAGTTACGCTCGGTAACGCTGTCCGAGTTCCAGCGGCTCACCGGGCTCGAACTGGAAGGCGAAGGGGTTGGGCTGAAGGAGGATCTGCCGCCCATCCAGCGGTGGCTGAACCGCATCCTGGCGCTGCGGATCGCCCTCCAGAATGCAATCTTTGACGAATATCTCGGCTTGATCGAAGCACGTGTCGAGGCTGCTCGTGCGGCGGGAACGCTCGATGTGGGCGTCGAGAGCATCAACGCCGAGCGTATCACCATCCTCGATCGCACCGTCATCCGGCGCGACCAGACCAGCGGCGCCGAGACCGAGATCCTGCGCCTCGAAACCGAGGAGCGCTACAAGCCCGTCGCGCTTGAGCGGGCCTTGCGCATGCTGGGGGACGATGCGCGTCCGATCGTCAATCGTAAGTCCGGCAAGGCTGCGATCCGGTGCAACACCTATTCCCTCACCGACGATGATGGCGAGATCGTGCGCCGCTATGAACTGATCCGCCCGACCCGAACCGAGCGGATGCGCCAGGATCTTCTCGCCGAGACGATGTGGGAAGAGGCGAGCGAAGAGGAATGGGCCGCGCTTTGGAAGGCTGAGGCCGACGACATGGCTGGCAAGACCCGAACCAGCACGCTTTACCTGGTTACCGGGCTTCTGCTTCCGGTCTGGGACCGCCTTCCCGACGAGCACGTTCAGGTCTGGCGCCTCAACACCGACGACGGTCAGTCGCTTCTCGGGCGGATCGTGCCGGCACCGCTCGTCGCCAAGCTCGCAGACGCGTTCGGATGTGCGGCCACCATCACCGTCTCGGGCGCAGAGACGTCGCAGCACGTCATGACCAGCGGTGAGATGGCCGCCATCGGAGCATACCGCCTGAAGCGGAGCCTCGTCGCGGGGCAGCAACGCCTCGAACTGCTCGATTGGCCGCACACCCGGTTGGCGGAGCTGAAGGCGGCCGGGTGCTTCACCGAAATCATCCAGCACAAGACGCGCATGTTCGTGCCCGTCGCGACCGCTGCGGCGGTGATCGACCGCATCGCCGCCTGA
- a CDS encoding ImuA family protein, with amino-acid sequence MSTALTIATPDIEHLRTIAAPMTDFRVMPFGVRAIDGRLGAGGLRAGALHEASPRAASLVDDAAATLFLVGIAAREASVAGGLVLWASCRTDLYAPALEQAGLPSASVIYAQPRDDAALLAVVEDAVRDGTPCAIVAEASKVSMVATRRLQLAAAEADMPVLLLRRARSLNQEVFAEPSAAWTRWRIGAVPSERLAVAGVGRPRWSAECVRQRGGESFSLIVEGSDETGCLAVPAAPGRRAAEAVGTVRSAAA; translated from the coding sequence ATGTCCACCGCCCTCACCATCGCCACACCCGATATCGAACACCTGCGCACCATCGCGGCGCCCATGACGGATTTCCGCGTCATGCCGTTCGGCGTCAGGGCGATCGACGGCAGGCTGGGGGCGGGAGGGCTGCGCGCTGGGGCGCTGCATGAAGCGAGCCCGCGCGCCGCGTCACTGGTCGATGATGCTGCAGCTACCCTTTTCCTTGTCGGCATTGCTGCGCGTGAGGCATCCGTAGCCGGCGGGCTCGTTCTCTGGGCGAGCTGTCGAACCGATCTCTATGCGCCTGCGCTGGAGCAAGCCGGCTTGCCGTCCGCGAGCGTCATCTACGCGCAACCGCGCGACGACGCTGCGCTGCTCGCCGTCGTCGAGGATGCGGTCCGCGACGGAACGCCCTGTGCGATCGTTGCGGAGGCAAGCAAGGTGTCGATGGTCGCGACACGACGGCTGCAGCTCGCAGCGGCTGAAGCCGACATGCCGGTCCTGCTCCTTCGGCGGGCGCGCAGCCTGAACCAGGAGGTGTTCGCCGAGCCATCCGCCGCTTGGACGCGGTGGCGCATCGGTGCCGTGCCGTCCGAGCGTCTCGCTGTTGCCGGTGTTGGACGGCCGCGGTGGTCGGCGGAGTGCGTCCGTCAGCGTGGGGGCGAGAGCTTCTCCCTTATCGTGGAGGGCAGCGATGAGACGGGTTGTCTCGCTGTTCCTGCCGCACCTGGCCGTCGAGCGGCTGAGGCGGTTGGAACGGTCCGCTCCGCTGCGGCCTGA
- a CDS encoding DNA polymerase Y family protein, with the protein MEAQVAALPTHAQPPMRELGRRSEAARHPYTAAAPAVRRSVPPQATSAHAPLALIGKSGRREEVVAACDGARALGIHCGMAATHARALVSDLDFRPAEPAADMALLDRLALLALRRWSPIAAVTPSDGIWIDLTGCAHLHGGEEIFCRRLLAFCRRAGFTARVAVADTAGAAHALARFGRDPLSRAEPGATANAIAPLPIVSLRLAPGAISACRRFGLETVADLLPVARGPLARRLGLPAITRLDQALGAIAEPITPREDDEVPRVERRLLEPIGTAEAIEQVMSDLLRDLANLLRERGVGARSLRLTGLRVDGINQIIGIGTARPTRDVPHLLRLLKLRIERIDPGLGVEQFWLAAPHTEPLDAVDLGAVLAGDALMRDPARLVDVIAGRIGPRAVFRARPLESHVPERAVTRSDPMVLPGRWPAWTRPVRLFARPEPLNRVIALMPDQPPRRFEWRGRVHRIVAGDGPERVHGEWWRRDAEMWAVRDYYRVEDEEGGRYWVFRRGDGFAEDTGDLSWWLHGVFA; encoded by the coding sequence GTGGAAGCGCAGGTCGCGGCGTTGCCAACCCATGCGCAGCCGCCGATGCGCGAGCTTGGCAGGCGATCGGAGGCGGCGCGCCACCCCTATACGGCAGCCGCGCCTGCTGTCCGGCGAAGTGTTCCGCCGCAGGCGACATCCGCGCATGCTCCCCTCGCGCTGATCGGCAAGTCGGGACGGCGGGAGGAGGTTGTCGCAGCCTGTGATGGCGCGCGCGCCCTCGGCATCCATTGCGGCATGGCGGCGACACATGCCCGCGCGCTCGTATCCGATCTCGACTTCCGTCCGGCCGAGCCTGCAGCCGATATGGCGCTGCTTGATCGTTTGGCCCTGCTGGCGCTTCGGCGTTGGTCGCCGATCGCTGCGGTGACACCGTCGGATGGTATCTGGATCGACCTCACGGGCTGCGCCCACTTGCATGGCGGCGAGGAGATATTCTGTCGTCGCCTGCTCGCCTTTTGTCGCCGTGCAGGTTTCACAGCGCGGGTCGCGGTCGCGGACACTGCCGGAGCCGCGCATGCGCTCGCACGCTTCGGTCGCGATCCGCTGAGCCGCGCGGAGCCTGGCGCGACCGCGAATGCGATTGCACCCTTGCCGATCGTTTCCCTGCGGCTCGCACCTGGTGCGATCAGCGCCTGTCGCCGCTTCGGTTTGGAAACCGTGGCGGACCTACTGCCGGTGGCACGCGGACCACTCGCGCGTCGGCTTGGTCTGCCCGCGATCACGCGGCTCGATCAGGCACTCGGTGCGATCGCGGAGCCAATCACCCCGCGTGAAGATGACGAGGTGCCGAGGGTCGAACGTCGACTCCTTGAGCCGATTGGGACGGCCGAGGCGATCGAACAGGTAATGAGCGACCTGCTGCGCGACCTCGCGAACCTTCTACGCGAACGCGGTGTCGGCGCCCGGTCGCTGCGTCTCACCGGGCTCCGGGTTGACGGGATCAACCAAATCATAGGCATCGGCACGGCTCGACCCACGCGCGACGTGCCTCACCTGCTGAGATTGTTAAAGCTCAGGATCGAGCGGATCGATCCCGGCTTGGGCGTGGAGCAATTCTGGCTCGCAGCTCCTCACACAGAACCGCTCGACGCGGTCGATCTCGGCGCGGTGCTCGCTGGCGATGCGCTGATGCGCGATCCTGCGCGTCTGGTCGACGTTATCGCCGGGCGGATCGGCCCTCGCGCCGTCTTTCGCGCGAGGCCGCTGGAGAGCCATGTGCCTGAGCGGGCCGTTACCAGATCCGACCCGATGGTGCTTCCCGGCCGCTGGCCGGCGTGGACGCGTCCCGTTCGGCTGTTTGCTCGGCCCGAGCCCTTGAACCGCGTCATAGCGCTCATGCCGGACCAGCCTCCGCGGCGATTCGAGTGGCGCGGACGCGTGCATCGGATCGTCGCCGGCGACGGCCCGGAGCGCGTGCATGGCGAATGGTGGCGGCGTGACGCAGAGATGTGGGCCGTTCGGGACTATTATCGCGTCGAGGATGAGGAAGGGGGCCGATACTGGGTTTTCCGCCGTGGCGACGGGTTTGCGGAAGACACGGGTGATCTCAGCTGGTGGCTGCACGGGGTCTTTGCATGA
- a CDS encoding error-prone DNA polymerase: MTHYVELQVLTHFSLLRGASSPEELFAAAALLGYPALGISDLGTVAGVVRAWEAQKATNVRSIAGTRIDLSCGRRLLLYPTDRAAWSRITRLLTIGKRRAGKGACLLHWNDLEPWSEGVVAILLSHEANEDNLAALRDLKAVYGRRGYMALFQQRRPCDAVRIEALARQAGGMGVRAVVTGDVLYHAPEARLLQDVVTAVREKCTVDELGYRREVNADRALKPPEEMVRRFRAYPDALQASVDIARACTFDLGELAYQYPHERVIEGLSAQEALEKLAGEAVDRMFDGKVPDAYRNQIAHELRLIADLGYAPYFLTVHAIVREARRRGILCQGRGSAANSCVCFVLGVTSIDPVKHELLFERFVSGERREPPDIDVDFEHERREEIIQWIYETYGRDRSALTAVVTRYRARGAVRDVGKALGLPEDLTASLAGLVWGWSAEGVGEKQVDELNLDIGDRRLRLTLELARKLIGVPRHMSQHPGGFVLTHDRLDDLVPIEPAAMADRQIIEWDKDDIDALKFMKVDVLGLGMLGCMNRAFNMLEEDKGIRIGLADLQDDDPAVYAMIQKADTLGTFQIESRAQMSMLPRMKPRRFYDLVIQVAIVRPGPIQGDMVHPYLRRREGLERPEYPRPELRAVLEKTLGVPLFQEQAMKVAIVGAGFTPAEADALRRAMATFKFTGGVSHFSEKLIEGMVARGYPREFAERTFRQLEGFGSYGFPESHAASFAKISYASSWIKHHHPDVFCAALMNAQPMGFYAPAQIVRDAREHGVDVRPPCVNASRWDCTLETTGGRYLAVRLGLRVIRGLSNADGAKIVGARTTAPYESVEDVWRRSGAQRAAIEKLADGDAFHGFGADRRQGLWKVRGLGEAPLPLFAAADRMALTHSAEGNEPDVALRPLTDGREVIEDYRNLQLSLRAHPLSFVRDELTRRGVRRCADLAGIRDGRHVEVAGIILVRQKPGSAKGVLFITIEDETGIANGILWPDRFEAQRRTVMSASMVGLKGRVQKEGEVIHIICDRIIDHGDLLTTVGDMSFPHRTGRGDAAQHPGSPDRGDDGYKGGGWKPERRDCYWPPHADGMDPEQVMRFKSHDFH; the protein is encoded by the coding sequence ATGACCCATTATGTCGAGCTTCAGGTTCTCACGCACTTCTCGCTGCTCCGGGGCGCATCGTCACCCGAGGAGCTGTTCGCGGCAGCGGCGTTGCTCGGCTATCCGGCGCTCGGGATCAGCGATCTCGGTACGGTCGCGGGCGTGGTGCGTGCCTGGGAGGCGCAGAAGGCGACGAACGTACGCTCGATCGCAGGCACGCGCATTGACCTGTCCTGCGGTCGGCGCCTGCTCCTCTATCCGACCGACCGGGCGGCATGGTCGCGGATCACGCGGCTGCTGACCATCGGCAAGAGGCGGGCGGGGAAGGGGGCATGTCTCCTCCATTGGAACGACCTCGAACCATGGTCGGAAGGTGTCGTCGCCATTCTGCTGTCGCACGAGGCGAACGAAGATAATCTGGCAGCGCTTCGCGATTTGAAAGCGGTCTATGGGCGGCGCGGCTACATGGCGCTCTTTCAGCAACGCCGTCCGTGCGATGCGGTTCGCATCGAAGCGCTGGCTCGGCAGGCGGGTGGCATGGGTGTGCGTGCCGTCGTGACCGGCGACGTGCTCTACCACGCACCCGAGGCTCGCCTTTTGCAGGATGTCGTTACCGCGGTGCGCGAGAAGTGCACTGTCGACGAGCTTGGTTATCGGCGTGAGGTCAATGCCGATCGAGCGCTGAAGCCCCCCGAGGAGATGGTACGGCGCTTTCGTGCCTATCCGGACGCGTTACAAGCCAGCGTCGACATCGCCCGGGCGTGTACCTTCGATCTCGGTGAACTGGCGTACCAGTATCCGCATGAGCGTGTCATCGAAGGCTTGTCGGCGCAGGAGGCGCTCGAGAAGCTTGCCGGCGAGGCGGTCGATCGAATGTTCGATGGCAAAGTGCCGGACGCATATCGAAATCAGATCGCGCACGAGTTGCGGCTTATCGCGGACCTCGGCTACGCGCCGTACTTCCTGACGGTTCATGCGATTGTGCGCGAAGCTCGCCGGCGTGGCATTCTGTGCCAGGGCCGCGGCTCGGCCGCCAATTCCTGCGTCTGCTTCGTGCTGGGGGTCACTTCGATCGACCCGGTGAAGCACGAGCTGCTCTTCGAACGCTTCGTCTCTGGCGAGCGCCGCGAGCCGCCCGACATCGACGTCGACTTCGAGCATGAGCGCCGTGAAGAGATCATCCAGTGGATTTACGAGACCTATGGTCGTGATCGCTCGGCGCTGACCGCCGTCGTCACGCGCTACCGCGCGCGCGGTGCGGTGCGTGATGTCGGCAAGGCGCTTGGATTGCCCGAGGATCTGACGGCGTCGCTGGCGGGCCTCGTCTGGGGCTGGTCGGCGGAAGGCGTGGGCGAGAAGCAGGTCGACGAACTCAACCTCGACATCGGTGATCGCCGCTTGCGCCTGACGCTGGAGCTGGCCCGCAAGCTGATCGGGGTACCACGCCACATGAGCCAGCATCCCGGCGGCTTTGTCCTCACCCACGATCGACTCGACGACCTCGTCCCGATCGAGCCGGCCGCGATGGCGGACCGGCAGATCATCGAATGGGACAAGGATGACATCGATGCACTGAAGTTCATGAAGGTCGACGTCCTGGGCTTGGGGATGCTCGGTTGCATGAACCGCGCCTTCAACATGCTCGAAGAGGACAAAGGGATCAGGATCGGCTTGGCCGACCTGCAGGACGACGACCCGGCCGTCTATGCTATGATCCAGAAGGCCGACACCCTCGGTACATTCCAGATCGAGAGCCGCGCCCAGATGTCGATGCTGCCGCGGATGAAGCCGCGTCGCTTCTACGATCTCGTCATCCAGGTCGCGATCGTGCGGCCCGGACCAATCCAGGGCGACATGGTCCACCCGTATCTGCGGCGACGAGAAGGCCTTGAGCGCCCCGAATATCCGCGGCCGGAGTTGCGCGCCGTTCTCGAAAAGACGCTTGGCGTGCCCCTGTTCCAGGAGCAGGCGATGAAGGTGGCGATCGTCGGCGCGGGCTTTACGCCCGCAGAGGCCGATGCATTGCGGCGGGCGATGGCGACCTTCAAGTTTACCGGAGGCGTCTCGCACTTTTCGGAGAAACTGATCGAGGGAATGGTCGCGAGGGGGTATCCGCGCGAATTCGCCGAACGCACGTTCAGGCAGCTCGAAGGGTTCGGCTCCTACGGCTTTCCGGAAAGCCACGCCGCCAGCTTCGCCAAAATCTCCTATGCCTCATCGTGGATCAAGCACCACCACCCGGACGTGTTCTGCGCGGCGCTCATGAACGCGCAGCCGATGGGATTTTATGCGCCGGCCCAGATCGTCCGCGATGCCAGGGAACATGGCGTCGACGTTCGGCCACCCTGCGTCAACGCGAGCCGCTGGGACTGCACGTTGGAGACGACGGGCGGACGCTACCTTGCCGTCCGCCTCGGCTTGCGCGTCATTCGTGGTCTGTCGAACGCTGACGGTGCAAAGATCGTCGGAGCGCGCACGACCGCACCCTATGAAAGCGTCGAGGACGTGTGGCGTCGATCTGGCGCGCAACGCGCCGCGATTGAGAAACTGGCCGACGGCGACGCCTTTCACGGCTTCGGTGCCGATCGACGCCAGGGCTTGTGGAAGGTAAGGGGATTGGGCGAAGCGCCTTTGCCGCTCTTCGCCGCGGCCGATCGAATGGCTCTCACCCATAGCGCGGAAGGCAACGAACCGGACGTCGCGCTGCGGCCGCTCACCGATGGCCGCGAGGTGATCGAGGACTACCGCAACCTTCAGCTATCGCTGCGCGCACATCCGCTCTCGTTCGTCCGTGACGAACTGACGCGCCGGGGCGTGCGACGCTGTGCCGACCTCGCCGGGATCCGTGACGGCCGCCACGTCGAAGTGGCCGGCATCATCCTGGTTCGACAGAAACCGGGATCGGCAAAGGGCGTGCTGTTCATCACCATCGAGGACGAAACCGGGATCGCGAATGGTATTTTATGGCCCGATCGTTTCGAAGCGCAACGTCGCACCGTGATGTCCGCGTCTATGGTCGGCCTGAAGGGTCGTGTGCAGAAAGAGGGCGAGGTGATTCACATCATCTGCGACCGGATCATCGATCATGGCGACCTGTTAACGACCGTCGGCGACATGTCCTTTCCGCATCGAACCGGTCGAGGCGACGCGGCGCAGCATCCAGGCTCTCCGGACCGCGGCGACGACGGCTACAAGGGCGGCGGTTGGAAGCCTGAGCGTCGCGATTGTTACTGGCCGCCCCATGCGGACGGAATGGATCCCGAGCAGGTCATGCGCTTCAAATCGCATGACTTCCATTGA
- a CDS encoding DUF7146 domain-containing protein has protein sequence MPRLPLDAEMRAKTIVEKLGGVWRGSRGECRCPAHDDGSPSLSVRLGDTAILFHCFAGCSTIEVMKALQRQRLHDRASLAMPQGKPKRDMSALALRLWKASVPVVGTLAEDYLRARGIFGPYPRSLRFNPATILGSGSSKQIMPAMIAAVESDAGVIAVQRTFLDPADVLRKPILKPKVSLGLLGTAAIRLAPATHELGLAEGVEDAMSAMAWFGTPTWALGGVERLAFVAIPEKVRRIIVFADRGRAAERLFEKAREHLSAGGRELVPHVPDVHKDWNDAWRARLAASL, from the coding sequence ATGCCGAGACTTCCCCTCGACGCTGAAATGCGCGCCAAGACGATCGTCGAGAAACTCGGTGGGGTCTGGCGAGGCTCTCGTGGGGAATGTCGCTGCCCCGCGCATGATGATGGTTCTCCAAGCCTGTCGGTCCGGCTCGGCGATACCGCTATTCTCTTCCACTGCTTTGCCGGCTGCAGCACGATCGAGGTCATGAAGGCTCTTCAGCGGCAGCGTCTTCACGATCGTGCATCTCTGGCGATGCCGCAAGGAAAGCCGAAGCGCGACATGAGCGCACTCGCCCTGCGCCTCTGGAAGGCCAGCGTACCGGTCGTCGGCACCTTGGCCGAAGACTATCTCCGAGCGCGCGGTATTTTCGGCCCCTACCCCCGCTCGCTGCGCTTCAATCCAGCAACGATCCTGGGGTCAGGCTCAAGCAAGCAAATCATGCCTGCGATGATCGCTGCAGTCGAAAGCGACGCGGGTGTGATCGCAGTTCAGCGCACGTTCCTTGATCCCGCGGATGTGTTGCGCAAGCCAATACTCAAGCCGAAAGTCTCGCTCGGCCTGCTTGGCACCGCCGCGATCCGCCTCGCGCCTGCTACGCATGAACTGGGCCTCGCCGAGGGTGTCGAGGATGCGATGTCAGCGATGGCGTGGTTCGGAACACCGACCTGGGCGCTGGGCGGTGTCGAGCGGCTCGCCTTCGTGGCGATCCCGGAGAAAGTGCGGCGGATCATCGTCTTCGCCGACCGCGGTCGTGCCGCCGAACGGCTCTTCGAGAAGGCGCGCGAGCATCTGAGCGCTGGCGGTCGTGAGCTTGTGCCACATGTGCCCGACGTGCACAAAGATTGGAACGATGCGTGGCGGGCACGGCTCGCAGCGTCATTATAG